TCGCGGGCGTGGCGTCCCTGGTCTCGCTCAACTTCGACGCCTTCCCCGACACCACGCCCGTCCAAGTGCAAATCAACACCCCGGCGCCCGCACTGGTGCCCGAGGAAATCGAACGCCTGATCACCTTTCCGGTGGAGCTGGCCATCGGCGGTATCGCCGGGCTCGAGGAAGTGCGCTCGGTTTCGCAGTTCGGCCTGTCGAGCGTCATCGCCCGTTTTCGCGACGGCACCGACGTTTACCTGGCCCGCCAGCAGATCAACGAGCGGCTCTCGACCGTCGAAGTGCCCGACGGCATCGAGCGCCCCACGATGGGCCCCGTGGCCACGGGACTGGGCGAAGTGCTGCACTATTCCCTCACCAGCAAGACGCGCGACTTGAAAGAGCTGCGCGTGCTGCACGACTGGGTCATCAAACCCAAAATGCGCGCCGTCAGCGGCGTGGCCGAAGTAAACTCCTGGGGCGGGCTGGAAAAACAGTACCAGGTGCGCATCGACCCGGTGCGGTTGCTGCGCCACGAAATCGCTTTCGACCAGGTGGTCGAGGCGGTGCGCGGCAATAACCTCAACGTGGGTGGCGGCAACATCGACGAAAACCGCACGGGCGAAATGCTGCTCGTGCAGGGCGTCGGCCGCACGTCCACCGTCGAGCAAATCGAAAACATCGTCGTCACGGCCCTGGAAGGCGTGCCGATCCGCGTCCGCGACGTGGCCGACGTCACCATCGGCCACCAGCTCCGCAAGGGCGCCGTCACGGCCAACGGCCAGGGCGAAGTCGTCCTCGGACTGGGCTTCATGCTCATGGGCGAAAACAGCTACGCCGTCACCCATCGCCTCAAAGACCGCCTCGAACAAGTCAAAAAGACGCTCCCGGCCGACGTCAAGGTCGAGACCGTCTACGACCGCACCCGCCTGGTCGACCAGGTGATCGCCACGGTCCGCGGCAACCTCTTCGAAGGCGCGCTGCTGGTGACCGCCATCGTGTTCATCTTCCTCGGCAATCTGCGGGCCGGTCTGATCGTCGCCCTGGCGATTCCCTTTTCGATGCTGTTCGCCTTTTGCGGCATGTATCAAATCGGCATCGCCGGCACGCTCTTGAGCCTGGGCGCCATCGATTTCGGCATCGTCGTCGACAGCTCGCTAGTGGTCATCGAAAACATCTTGCGGCGCATCGCCCACGCCGGCGAAAACGATACGGCGCTGGTGCGCGATGCCACGATCGAAGTCCGCCAGCCCACGACGTTCGGTCAGTTAATCATCATGATCGTGTACTTGCCGATTCTCAGCCTCCAAGGCGTCGAAGGGCGCATGTTCCGCCCCATGGCGCTGACGGTCATCCTGGTGCTCATCGGCTCGCTGATTCTCTCGCTCACCTTGATGCCCGTGCTGGCCAGCCTGCTGCTGCCCAAGCACATCGACGAAACCGATCCGCTCATCGTCCGCCTGGCCAAGCGGTTGTATCAGCCGTTCCTGACGCTCGCCTTGCGGGCCCGCATGCCGATCATGGCCGTGGCGGGCGTTTCGTTGGCCGTGGCCGGCGCGCTAGCCCTGACCATGGGCACCGAGTTCGTGCCTCGCTTGTCGGAAGGCGACATCGTCGTCGGCATCCTCCGCCCCGCGGGCACGCACCTCAAGGAAGCCGTGTCGATCAACAACAAGATGGAGCGGCTGCTCCTCGAGGCATTCCCCGACGAGATTTCGCATACATGGAGCCGAGCCGGCGCGCCCGAGGTCGCCACCGACGCCGGCGACGTGCAAGTGGCCGAAATGTTCGTTTCGCTCAAGCCACGCGACCGCTGGACCAAGGCCAAAACGCAGTCGGACCTGATGGCGCTGATGGACGGCGTCATCGGCCACTTCCCGGGCCAGACGGTGTGGCTCACGCAGCCCATCGAGCAGCGGATCAACGAAATGGTCTCCGGCGTCCGCGCCGACGTGGCCCTCAAGCTCTTCGGCGACGACATCGACACGCTCGTCGAAAAGGGTCGCGAGCTGGAAAAGGCTCTGGGCGGAGTGCCCGGCTGCGTCGACCTGGCCAGCGAACAAATCAAGGGGCAGCCCATCTTGCAAGTCAAGGTCGACCAGGACCGCATTGCCCGCTATGGCGTGGCCGCCAAGACGGTGCTGGCACTTGTCGAATCGATCGGCGACAAGTCGCTGGGCGAAGTCATCGAGGGGCAGTTGCGTTTCCCGCTGGCGGCGCGCCTGCCCGATAACATGCGAGACAATCCGCAAGCGATCGCCGACATTCTGCTGCTCACCTCGACGCACGAGCGGTTGCCGCTGTCGGCCCTGGCCGACGTGCAGCGGGTGTCGGGCCCCAAGATGATCTCGCGCGAGTGGAGCAAACGCCGCCTGACCGTGCAGTGCAACGTCCGCGGCCGCGACATCGGCAGCTTCATTGCCGAGGCCCAAAAGCGCGTCGGCGACTCGGTCAAACTGCCCGAGGGCTACACGATTCAATGGGGCGGCCAGTTCGAGAACATGCAACGGGCTCAGCGGCGGCTGATGATCGTCGTGCCCCTGGCCTTGAGCCTGATCGTGCTGCTGCTCTATGTCACCTATCGCAACACGATCGACACGATCTGCGTGTTCACCAGCGTGCCGATGGCCTGCATCGGCGGCATCGCCTTCCTCTGGTTCCGCGAAATGCCGATCTCGATTTCGGCCGCCGTCGGTTTCATCACGCTGTCCGGCGTCTCGGTGCTTAACAGTATGGTGTTCGTCTCGGCGCTGCGCGATCTGCTGCGCGGCGGCCTGACGTCGAACGAGGCCATCTTCGAAGCCGCCATCTCGCGGCTCCGCACGGTGATGATGACCGCCCTGGTCGCCAGCGTGGGCTTCGCGCCCATGGCTCTGAGCACTAGCATGGGCGCCGAGGTGCAGCGCCCGCTGGCCACGGTGGTCATCGGTGGCGTCATCAGCAGCACGGCCATGACGCTGTTCGTCTTGCCCGTGCTCTACAGCCTGCTGCTCCGC
This region of Pirellulales bacterium genomic DNA includes:
- a CDS encoding CusA/CzcA family heavy metal efflux RND transporter — encoded protein: AGVASLVSLNFDAFPDTTPVQVQINTPAPALVPEEIERLITFPVELAIGGIAGLEEVRSVSQFGLSSVIARFRDGTDVYLARQQINERLSTVEVPDGIERPTMGPVATGLGEVLHYSLTSKTRDLKELRVLHDWVIKPKMRAVSGVAEVNSWGGLEKQYQVRIDPVRLLRHEIAFDQVVEAVRGNNLNVGGGNIDENRTGEMLLVQGVGRTSTVEQIENIVVTALEGVPIRVRDVADVTIGHQLRKGAVTANGQGEVVLGLGFMLMGENSYAVTHRLKDRLEQVKKTLPADVKVETVYDRTRLVDQVIATVRGNLFEGALLVTAIVFIFLGNLRAGLIVALAIPFSMLFAFCGMYQIGIAGTLLSLGAIDFGIVVDSSLVVIENILRRIAHAGENDTALVRDATIEVRQPTTFGQLIIMIVYLPILSLQGVEGRMFRPMALTVILVLIGSLILSLTLMPVLASLLLPKHIDETDPLIVRLAKRLYQPFLTLALRARMPIMAVAGVSLAVAGALALTMGTEFVPRLSEGDIVVGILRPAGTHLKEAVSINNKMERLLLEAFPDEISHTWSRAGAPEVATDAGDVQVAEMFVSLKPRDRWTKAKTQSDLMALMDGVIGHFPGQTVWLTQPIEQRINEMVSGVRADVALKLFGDDIDTLVEKGRELEKALGGVPGCVDLASEQIKGQPILQVKVDQDRIARYGVAAKTVLALVESIGDKSLGEVIEGQLRFPLAARLPDNMRDNPQAIADILLLTSTHERLPLSALADVQRVSGPKMISREWSKRRLTVQCNVRGRDIGSFIAEAQKRVGDSVKLPEGYTIQWGGQFENMQRAQRRLMIVVPLALSLIVLLLYVTYRNTIDTICVFTSVPMACIGGIAFLWFREMPISISAAVGFITLSGVSVLNSMVFVSALRDLLRGGLTSNEAIFEAAISRLRTVMMTALVASVGFAPMALSTSMGAEVQRPLATVVIGGVISSTAMTLFVLPVLYSLLLRPGKSAAEAH